A segment of the Nymphalis io chromosome 7, ilAglIoxx1.1, whole genome shotgun sequence genome:
CTGCTGATACTTTGTACGCCACATACCACTGCTTTTGTCTCGCCATGCTCCCGCCATGGCCTGGCATGCAACCGTACTATTGTTTGAATTTCCTATTCGACTGTCAACTGCCGCTGTATTTCTCTCAGCCGCCTCCATGTTAACTGCCAGTTGATAAGCTTTCTTAAAATCTAAGTGCTCTTCTGCGAATATTCGCTGACGAATGACATCACTACTTAAGCCACATACTAATTGATCACGAAGACTTTCTTCTAGCCAACTACCAAACTCACATGTTTTTGACATCTTCTTCAATTCTGCTGTATACTCTGATATACTCTCACCATTAATTTGAATTCGCTGACGAAACTTAAAGCGTTCTGCTAAAATGCTTGGCTTAGGTTGCAAATGTTTTCCCAAAATTtctattaattgtttaaaagatTTTGAACTGGGTTTATCAGGTGTACATAAGCTTACTAATAATTCGTAACATTTAGACCCAATGACTGTAATCAATGTTGGGACATATAATTCATTGGGTATTCTATTGACAATTAGATATTGTTCCAAACGTTCAACGTATAAATACCAATCATCTGAATTTACTTGAAATTCACTAATTATTCCTAtggacatatttatttacttttaccctcgattaattaataaaaatacacacgCATTTGTGAGTTTTAAACCACTTCGTCGCcactcttatatttaaaaaaaataataccaattcGCCATAACCATTTTATTCCCAAACTGACACATTCTAAACTTATgtcaaatatactattaattattacctGTCAGTACCGGCAATATCAACATACATTACAACTATGTATGCATAAATACTATTTCGAAAccgttttttatatatggtACGATAAACTGTTTTAGATATCAATGTAACTAATTgtgttttacatttatattaaattttttataaaaaaattttatacaatacttTGAAATTCCatgttaattttctatttatattatttaaacgaatccttttaaacgaaataatatgaaatttattccGGAGTCAGTACCAAGTTACGTAAAGTACGTACATATAAAATTCAGTCCATCTTGTggcaattaataaaaagttaatttgaaaaCTTTATAATACACTCTCGACACGCTTTATTCATCCTGAAGTCTTTCGACTTAAAATTTGCAAGGTTGTCGGAAATTTATGAGGCGTCATTATGGAAGTTAAGTTGCCGGTTGGACTGTCGCTACTCAGATTATcatatcgtatattatatttaaattcaatatcttaactttttcaaaattatttacatttaatttaggtaatgcttttaattaagttttaaaatatataatcaatgcttttattaattttaaattaggcGATATATCATCTaaaccaaattatatatttacattataagcaaatatttattatgttcacAGTAATAATACATAGTGCATAAAATAAGATGAAATTATGCAtatcaaatgtatttaatagtttGAAGATAATTGATTGCTTTATCGAAAACTTTCAAAATATCCATTCGAAACCAGATCTTTACTTGATTCGAAACCAATCTCGTTATGGTAAACAAGACAGCATCGAAagcttttgtaattatattatgttcagTGGAGAGGAAGTGTGCGTTGAACAAACGACTATAAATAACCCGTCAATAATGAGATCTCCTCGACGATAACAGACAAATATTTTCAGCGACTGACAGCTCTGAGCTTCGAGGCGGTTTTCGCGATATTATACGCCAATTTACGCTTAATCGCCGTTCGGTTCAACGCAAAAACATCACTTCTCTCATGTCGATATTTTCTCGAGACTACAGACGACAGCTAATTAAGTTAAGCTTTGAAATAGCGTGAGAGACTGAggaattactttttattacatcAGACTCGATATTTATTATCtggcttattaaaaaatattcgtaaCAGTTACAAAAGTATTCTTGTTGATGTTAAGGTAAGATAAATATGTCAACAAATGAGACTTGAAGACAACGCGTCAGCTTAAACAATGCGGCCGTCATGCTCGTTTCAAACAATAAAACGTTGGATAATCAATCTCAGTAAAACATAAATTGAGTCGGGGTGACACGGTGCACGTATAAAATGGCGACTAATAGAGGCTAGAGTTATCTCTGAACCCCGAGACATGAGAATATATTGAGTCAGCCGGCAGCGCGCCGATACAAGCAATACGAGTCTACCCGTACAATCGACAAATCGTTTAAACGAAATATTGGACAACAACATTCATCTCACGGGGatgtaataaaagttttataaagagAATTAATTCGAAAAATATTCACGTTACCTGATTCgtctcttatatatttaaatatttattttggtgattcgtgaataataaagttaaaccAGTTAAATAACTGCAAAATATAATCCTAAAATTATTGATCGTAGTGCGTAAATTGAGTTGGAATGACTTGCTCCTTGCTTTAAAGTGGCGATTACTGGACGGTAGAGCAATCAGTCATCGCCGAGATATTGAGGCATATTGAGTCGTATAGCTTGTTTCCAGCGGAGCTTCAAACAATAAAGTATCGCCTGCACTAACGTGAATTGAGTCGAAAAGAGTACGAATAAAGTTATGATTAATGGCAATTCGAGGGAATACTGAACGTACTACCtagtaaatacattatttataccgACGAAGGCAAGAAATGCTTTCAGCGCTTAATTTGACCAACACAAATTTATTGGAAGTatctgataattttatttatatataattaaaattaaagaaatgtatTAGTATTATTCGTGTCCAGATaactataatgtttaaaaatgatTGCCATGAGAATTGGAATTGCAATCCAACGAGAAAATGCAACCAGCATTCTTGCCGCCATTCCAATCggtcataatttttttcaatgaatattttttaattttatctaccAGTAAATAAGAAACtgacaataaataagaaaaatacatatatgtaatatgaattaagtatacatatatgtaatatgaagtaagttaaataattattaaacatatgcTAAATAAATCAAGGCTATTCGTGTGTGTAGTTTTAAAACCTGTATAGCTACTGAGACATATGCACCAGTAATTAGGCTAGCAAATAACCCACTATTACATGCAATACAACTGTCATATAGCTTGTCATAAACTTgactatacaataaaatatatattatgtatacctATACAAATCAAATTTAGTTGAATTGTAGCTGTCACAAATtgcaatagttattatattcatCAGTACACTATCTCAAGGtagaaattacaattttttttgtatataataaattaaaaaaatttataccctgcttaaatttgtatacaaagaatttgtatatcatttatttacataaagccATTTGTAAATGTCAGTGGACAAACATTTACGCAATGCAATGATATCTTGCATtcgtagtaaaaaaaaatgttaaagcgATCGCAGTTATTTATCTGTTGGATTGGAGTGTCACCCTCTATTTCAATTACGACAATTAATTACAGCATAAACAAACATCAACACTGTGTAACATATTAAAATCTATCGACAACTAAGAAACGATACAATAGAATAACATCGCTTGCTTCAAACGTTGAATAGTAATcgaaatacaatacataaatcGGACTGATACGATTAACGTGAAAAGTACCAACAAATATAAAGCAATCTAACAACATTGAGACATATCGAACGTTTCCTTTGAGCAATAAAATGACAACTAATCGATATCAGTAGTGCATGAATCGAGTCGGAGTGACTCGGCGCACGTATAAAGTAGCGATAAATTTGCCCAGTTAATAGTAGCCGAGAGTAAGTCCGGCAAACGGTCTCGAAGTGACAAACGAGCTAGCGAGAGATTTGCTCGGCGGTTCCGAACAACTAGAACTAGACTCTATTATCTGTGGCCTGCCGCGAAGCTTTATTATACAATTGaatgtctttaatttttttgtcacgGAATAATGTATTGTACAACAATTCGCTGTCGAAAGTTAAAGACCCGTTATAAAGTGGATTAACTTTGAAACCTTACTTTTTAGGTTAATTTATACACtgtttataatgaattaatgtaaaatacttTGCTTATTTCGAATACATTACTtctgctattctaataagtacTTGCGGAATACCTATCATACTTAAATTTGAGAAGCAACTATAAAGTTTGAAAAAACAGTTTGTTGTTCAAGTcagtaaaaatacaaaaaaactttctttgcttttgattaaaatttcatttttcgtacttgaaataaatgttttaaacgaGTTTACTGAACAGTCTATTATCTTCGTAGAAAGCTTATACTTATTTCAATTCACAAAACcctattatagatatttttttacagatgttattatattttacaacaagGGGTAGTTTTACTTAGTGTTATGCTAGGGGTAGAATGAGTGAATGAATGAGTTCACAATTCCCCCAATCTGTCAATACTTCCCCATCGCCTTGGTAATTACgacacgtttttattttataaaagtacctATAATGAACTTAAACAGCTGAAACTCTAAAAACAGAgcgctttaataaaaaatatagcaatcaatttgtatgttttaatagATACTATGACGAACGAACtagtttaattttgttgtaaaagtaaattgactcacaaaatatataaaattaataaaatatttattaccaataataaattgaatatcatTACAAAGACAATATCCACTAAATGTATATGCAGACCTATATGTACTTCGAAACAAGATTAAACTGTGCAAATGGAAATAGGAATCTTGTATCGATGCGTTAAATCATAGTATAATTCGCATTTAGACAACTAGAATTAGTTTACATATTTGTCAATGAACAGGGATAATTATTCTCATTTCCAcatgctaataataaaatttaatgtattatcgCTGTCATTAcacgttaatttattatataaactgtataatatttatttaaatattgttaactattctcataatattgttattatgtatcgtagaattacaaatttaaacttAACTTACATATGGATACATATTAACTtgcatagtattatattattatagttgagTTAATGTTTCATTTGTTACGTTTTGTAAAAAAGCAACAAAGCATCTTTTCAGTACAAAAAATGTCTATTAggagtttttataattcataacacGATGAATACTTCTCGCCTCAACCGTACTAAGctttgattatataatacaagctATAACGTCCGTAATATTATTTTggaatatttcatttatcttgATAATTACTAGAGGAAAAAGAGAACAATGAATTTGATAACATCATGAAGTATACTTGCAAACCTAATTCAATTGTATATCGCAATTTGGcactttttaaataagtaaataaatactaagaTCAACGTAAAATGAAGATTATCCAACAAATAGTAGAAGAATATAATCGACCACACTcgattactaattaataaatatatgtatatttccttaaattttaaGAGATATATATACAGACTATCTCACGCAGTTTTATACCACTGTTGTgcacaaaacaaataattaattataaacgtaaaaAGAGTTGTCTGGTTCTGAACAAAGGGTTGCAAGTATTCAACCGCCTGGATAAAAATGTACTTCATATTAACGAATTATGGTTTTGTATTTAACAAAGCCTGTTTAAAGCGGTAATAACTTATACTGTTTCTGCTGTTTGTGCTGCACAGATCAttagtaatgtttaatattgtatCTCAATTTACATAACCGTGTTTCGCCACAGTCGATCTGTAGTTCCAAAGTAATAGTCGTTGCCGCAGGAGCTTGTTAAGCCAAACTTGCTTCCGCCTTTGTACAATTAAGTTGTTGAAATATGAGTCATTTGAACACAATTAtggagtattattttaaatgtaaacgaTGATAAATAGAAACGGTTAAAACTGTTATatgtacaatgtatatatttacaaagtacATGTTCtcactaaaaataatgaaaaatcaaAACTTACGTTATTGCTGTTTcgagtaacaaaaatatttattattgaattgactGTGAAATGTGATAGTTGATAGACTGAAAGTTGGTATACATAAATTCAGGTCTATACATTTATCGGGCCAGACACAGTTGTGATTGCATATTGGTGTATTTATATAGCACTATTCATATTAGTAGGATCACGACACATTTATTGGAAGTTCTATTACGATTTAACTATTGGGCCGGATAATAGCATACGGACCAACTACTTTTTGACGAGTCTGCCATCGATAAAAATGTAGGCATGACATTGTGTGAATAGAAAAAGCCATCAACCGGCCAGTGACAAAACTGTCGGTCCGACCTAATCTAATGTAAACAACgattgtatacataataatacgaaaatataCAGCAATAGAACAACAGTATCAGAGAATCCTTCGAACACAACGAAGCATTAATAGTTAATTCGCAGCTGGTCTGCTAGTAAATTGATTACttcatattaatgtaaaaacgtCTGAAAGTTAGTTGATAAAAGAATCGTTATATAATTTACCTCCTTAAATGAAAGCGACTGTATTATGTAACTTGAAGTTTCCTTGATGAACGATTGATTTATGAGCAATGAAAGTAAGAACTATAAACTTCATGtagttgaaaatatttactgaaGTAAGTAAGCAAAATATGACGTTCACTAGCTTGAAAGTGGCTGTTGTAAACCCCCAAATAAGACATATATTATACAGACGGAACAAACAAGCTAGCATGCTCATAGCGGTATTTAAACGATCGTCAAGGAAATAGATTTATTATGAACataaacactaaaaatataatattttaaatgtaatatttttaaataaacattatgcaTATCTTCCTTGTTTCGATAAACACGACGTTAACCTCCATTTAATGTTCTCGTTTGCATTGTGACAAGGTCGCACGGTGAGTATTACATCATTTCTGAAAAGGTGTCAGAATCCAACATAAGCTCCTGTCAAAGTAAGAACGCTTTAAAAGGAGCGAGAGAACGTATTGACTTAAGTGTTTAACTTGCGTAACATGACATTTCAGTGAGGCAATTAGTTTTTAATGCACGCCAAGCATACTTTTGTTTCGATAAGCATAATCctctttaatatttgtaattgatacttttaaaacttataataattttaaacatttgaaaaattaatgtattatttttttacaacggttatattaattactttttgtatAACTGTATCTATAATATAGTCGGTTAACGTACGATGTACccattataacatatttatgaaaCTGTTAGGTTTGTACCAATGTGTATCCTtttcctattttaaaatttcaaatgcgTGCGACGTGACAATCGAGTAAAGCGAGTCGGAATAAAAATGTATGGCTTGTACTATTGGAAAGTGTAGCGGAAGCatatatacgaaataatatCACTATTACTGCGTAACGCTGGATGTGGTCAGGTGAATTTAATTGTATGTGTTATAAGGTTACTTTAAcggttttacaaataaatatagataatctGTTCACAGTAGACTAATTCTCTTTCTATTTAAcatgtattttcataaaattctgTGTTACATACTACTGTTATATAAAATCCTGTTCCTTATTGTATACTTAAAGTTGCTTCGAAGGATCGCTGTCGTAGTGATAAGCTCGCCTCAGACTTCATGTACATCTTCTGTTTCTATATCCCGTGTACAAGTTTTATTGgtttagaataaattatatatatattgtactgtatgacaaataaatagagctaatttgatataaagttgtttttt
Coding sequences within it:
- the LOC126769742 gene encoding uncharacterized protein LOC126769742 — translated: MSIGIISEFQVNSDDWYLYVERLEQYLIVNRIPNELYVPTLITVIGSKCYELLVSLCTPDKPSSKSFKQLIEILGKHLQPKPSILAERFKFRQRIQINGESISEYTAELKKMSKTCEFGSWLEESLRDQLVCGLSSDVIRQRIFAEEHLDFKKAYQLAVNMEAAERNTAAVDSRIGNSNNSTVACQAMAGAWRDKSSGMWRTKYQQGRVDNTIRRNKPNNSLEDEINWRREKSMPSALCRVCNRRGHIRRVCPNMTGQYNIVDSL